A single genomic interval of Terriglobales bacterium harbors:
- the def gene encoding peptide deformylase, with the protein MIYPIVKFGDPVLEQPAAPVTVFDDKLRKLVEDMFESMYAAHGVGLAAPQIGIAKRLAVIDVTFKENPNAKLVLVNPEIVHKEGKQRASEGCLSLPEFRADVTRANRVTVRAQGLDGKVFEKTGEELMARALLHETDHLNGRLFIHHISALKRDLIKRKIRKLAKAGEW; encoded by the coding sequence ATGATCTATCCCATCGTGAAGTTTGGCGACCCGGTGCTGGAACAGCCTGCCGCGCCGGTCACGGTGTTCGATGACAAGCTGCGCAAGCTGGTCGAAGACATGTTTGAAAGCATGTACGCCGCCCACGGTGTCGGCCTGGCTGCGCCGCAGATTGGAATCGCCAAGCGGTTGGCCGTCATCGACGTCACCTTCAAGGAAAATCCGAACGCCAAATTGGTCCTCGTGAATCCGGAGATCGTCCACAAGGAAGGCAAGCAGCGCGCCAGCGAGGGATGCCTGAGCCTGCCTGAGTTCCGCGCCGACGTTACGCGCGCCAACCGCGTTACCGTGCGCGCCCAGGGCCTGGACGGCAAAGTGTTCGAGAAAACCGGCGAGGAGCTCATGGCGCGCGCTTTGCTTCACGAGACCGACCACCTGAACGGCCGCCTGTTCATCCACCACATCAGCGCGCTCAAGCGCGATCTCATCAAGCGCAAGATTCGCAAGCTGGCCAAGGCGGGAGAGTGGTAG
- the fmt gene encoding methionyl-tRNA formyltransferase, translating to MDLVFCGTPEFAVPTLDRLVEAGHNLRLVVTQPDRPRGRGLEVAGSPVKHRADSLRLPLVQPEKIKHNTAFREQLESLRPQAIIVVGYGRMIPKWMIDLPPHGNLNLHASLLPKYRGAAPIQWAIASGEAITGVTTMRIDEGLDTGDILMQRALSIAHDDTAETLAPKLAATGADLMADTLRGLEAGTIEPRPQAHEHATLAPLLKKEDGLIDFAKTAREIHNRLRGFQPWPGIYSIFRGKNFAIHRARVAESPSNTAPGELRIEGERLLLGCSEGSALELLEVQPEGRKRMPASDFLHGYRPQPGERLGA from the coding sequence ATGGATCTGGTCTTCTGCGGCACGCCCGAATTCGCCGTTCCCACGCTCGACCGCCTGGTCGAAGCGGGCCACAACCTGCGGCTGGTCGTCACCCAACCCGACCGCCCCCGCGGGCGCGGGCTGGAAGTGGCCGGTTCGCCCGTCAAGCATCGTGCCGACTCGCTCCGGCTTCCCCTCGTGCAGCCAGAGAAGATCAAGCACAATACGGCCTTTCGCGAGCAATTGGAGTCCCTGCGGCCACAGGCCATCATCGTGGTCGGCTACGGCCGCATGATTCCCAAATGGATGATCGACCTGCCGCCGCACGGCAACCTGAACCTCCACGCATCGCTGCTCCCCAAGTACCGCGGTGCGGCTCCCATCCAATGGGCCATCGCGTCCGGGGAAGCCATCACCGGCGTCACTACCATGCGCATTGACGAAGGCCTCGACACCGGCGACATCCTGATGCAGCGCGCGCTGTCCATCGCGCACGACGACACGGCCGAAACCCTGGCGCCGAAGCTGGCCGCGACGGGTGCCGACCTCATGGCGGATACGCTGCGCGGGCTCGAAGCCGGGACCATCGAGCCGCGCCCTCAGGCCCACGAACACGCCACGCTCGCGCCCCTGCTCAAGAAGGAGGATGGGCTCATCGACTTTGCCAAGACGGCGCGCGAAATCCACAACCGCCTGCGCGGCTTCCAGCCCTGGCCGGGTATCTACAGCATCTTCCGGGGGAAGAACTTCGCCATTCACCGTGCGCGCGTTGCGGAATCGCCGTCCAATACGGCGCCCGGCGAACTGCGTATTGAGGGCGAGCGCCTCCTCTTGGGATGCAGCGAGGGCTCTGCCCTGGAACTGCTCGAAGTTCAGCCGGAAGGCAGGAAGCGCATGCCGGCGAGCGATTTCCTGCACGGATATCGTCCGCAGCCCGGCGAGCGCCTCGGCGCCTGA
- a CDS encoding haloacid dehalogenase type II, which translates to MPLDFSRYRVLTFDCYGTLIDWESGILGFFRPLLGRHGKALSDDEILFAYAELESEAESGEYMTYRNVLRSVVHAFGLRLDSPASPVEADALPASLPEWPPFSDTVEALKRLKTRFQLAIISNTDDDLFAETAKRLEVPFDFVITAQQVGSYKPSLNNFQRAIERIGLPATQVLHCAQSRFHDIAPARSLGLATVWVNRRAGKATPWGASVPSEARPDLEVPDLKTLAALAVP; encoded by the coding sequence TTGCCTCTCGACTTCTCCCGCTACCGGGTGCTCACGTTCGATTGCTACGGCACGCTCATCGACTGGGAGAGCGGCATCCTGGGTTTCTTCCGGCCGCTGCTCGGCCGCCACGGCAAGGCTCTGAGCGACGACGAGATCCTCTTTGCCTACGCCGAACTCGAATCCGAAGCCGAGAGCGGTGAGTACATGACGTACCGCAACGTGCTGCGTTCGGTAGTGCACGCCTTCGGTCTTCGCTTGGATTCTCCCGCCTCACCCGTGGAAGCGGATGCGCTGCCGGCGTCGCTGCCGGAGTGGCCTCCGTTTTCGGACACGGTGGAGGCGCTCAAGCGCCTGAAGACGCGCTTTCAGCTCGCCATCATTTCCAACACCGATGACGACTTGTTCGCCGAAACCGCCAAGCGGCTCGAGGTGCCGTTTGATTTCGTCATCACCGCGCAGCAGGTAGGCAGCTACAAGCCTTCCCTCAACAACTTCCAGCGGGCCATCGAGCGCATCGGGCTGCCCGCAACCCAGGTTCTGCACTGCGCCCAGAGCCGCTTCCACGATATCGCCCCGGCCCGCTCGCTGGGCCTGGCCACCGTGTGGGTGAATCGCCGCGCCGGCAAGGCGACTCCCTGGGGCGCCAGCGTTCCCTCGGAGGCGCGTCCCGACCTCGAAGTCCCGGACCTGAAGACGCTGGCGGCACTGGCGGTGCCGTAG
- the aroC gene encoding chorismate synthase, which produces MLRFSTAGESHGEALIALLSGIPAGVKIDPAFVDRELWRRQQGYGRGGRMKIERDTAHILAGVRQGATIGSPIAIRLENRDWQNWQEALPVEEGDPSKHRPVASPRPGHADLAGALKYDFADARFVLERASARESAARVAAGAFAKLFLRELDIQIFSHVLAVGGASVRDAEIPWDRVRVLAERDEVVLNCADPEAEPRMKEEVDKALKSGDSVGGVFEVVAHGVPPGLGTYANWDERLDALLAYALMSLPAVKAVEIGVGVAAAGSPGSAVHDPIVYDAAGATTFTHFTRRSNHAGGIEGGVSNGQDILLRGYLKPISTLRRPLESVDFKTREPVAAAYERSDVCVVPAAGVAGEAMVALILARCALEKFGGDSMMETERNFRSYCQQLRNY; this is translated from the coding sequence ATGCTGCGCTTTTCCACTGCCGGCGAATCTCACGGCGAGGCCCTGATTGCGCTGCTTTCCGGCATTCCGGCAGGGGTGAAGATCGACCCAGCCTTCGTGGATCGGGAACTCTGGCGGCGGCAGCAGGGCTACGGCCGCGGCGGCCGCATGAAGATCGAGCGCGACACCGCGCACATCCTTGCGGGAGTGCGCCAGGGTGCGACCATCGGCTCGCCCATTGCCATTCGCCTGGAAAACCGCGACTGGCAGAACTGGCAGGAAGCCTTGCCGGTGGAGGAAGGCGACCCGTCCAAGCATCGGCCCGTGGCTTCCCCGCGCCCGGGACACGCCGATCTCGCCGGCGCGCTCAAGTACGACTTTGCCGACGCCCGCTTCGTGCTGGAGCGCGCTTCGGCCCGCGAGTCTGCGGCGCGCGTGGCCGCCGGCGCCTTTGCCAAGCTTTTTTTGCGCGAACTGGACATTCAGATCTTCAGCCATGTGCTGGCGGTCGGCGGGGCCTCGGTCCGCGATGCCGAAATCCCCTGGGATCGGGTACGCGTGCTGGCGGAGCGTGACGAGGTGGTGCTCAATTGCGCTGACCCGGAAGCCGAACCGCGCATGAAAGAGGAAGTCGACAAGGCCCTGAAGTCCGGCGACTCGGTGGGCGGCGTCTTTGAAGTGGTGGCCCACGGTGTCCCTCCGGGGCTGGGCACCTACGCCAACTGGGATGAGCGCCTGGACGCACTGCTGGCCTACGCCCTGATGTCGCTGCCCGCGGTGAAGGCAGTCGAGATCGGCGTGGGTGTGGCCGCGGCCGGCTCGCCGGGATCGGCCGTGCACGATCCCATCGTCTACGATGCCGCCGGCGCCACCACCTTCACGCACTTCACGCGGCGCTCCAACCACGCCGGAGGCATCGAAGGCGGCGTTTCCAATGGCCAGGACATTTTGCTTCGCGGCTATCTCAAGCCGATTTCCACGCTGCGGCGTCCCCTGGAATCGGTGGACTTCAAGACCCGCGAGCCGGTGGCGGCTGCCTACGAGCGTTCGGACGTTTGCGTGGTGCCTGCGGCCGGAGTTGCAGGCGAGGCCATGGTGGCGCTGATTTTGGCACGCTGCGCGTTGGAGAAGTTTGGAGGTGACTCTATGATGGAGACCGAACGCAACTTCCGGAGCTACTGCCAGCAGTTGCGGAATTACTGA
- a CDS encoding peptidylprolyl isomerase, giving the protein MRKCFFLLAGVMALATAAGADGTIIEDIVAQINADVITRADLQHERTQMMAELQQQAPGQAQAMFAEREKDILRNLIDERLLVQKGADLGINADVELIKRLDEIRKSMNMETMEDLERAAQQQGVSFEDFKQNLRNSIITQQVIGREVGSRIQFTQEEIHKYYDEHKQEFSQPEQVRLSEILVATPAAEGQAADPQKVEEAERKAKELLAEIRGGASFEEVARRSSEGPTAAQGGDIGQFKRGVLAAELEELTFEMKVGEVSDVIRTRQGFIILKVTEHPTPGVPEMKTVEPRIMEALYYSKLQPTLRAYLTRLREEAYIDVHEGYVDTGASPNQTKPVYTTASVEEEKKKKKKKFLIF; this is encoded by the coding sequence ATGCGGAAGTGCTTCTTTTTACTCGCAGGGGTGATGGCGCTGGCCACGGCGGCCGGCGCCGACGGCACCATCATTGAGGATATCGTCGCGCAGATCAACGCGGACGTCATCACCCGGGCCGACCTCCAGCACGAGCGGACCCAGATGATGGCCGAATTGCAGCAGCAGGCTCCGGGTCAGGCGCAAGCCATGTTCGCCGAGCGTGAAAAAGACATCCTGCGTAACCTGATCGACGAGCGCCTGCTGGTGCAAAAGGGCGCCGACCTGGGCATCAACGCCGATGTGGAACTCATCAAGCGCCTGGATGAGATTCGCAAGTCGATGAACATGGAAACGATGGAGGACCTGGAGCGCGCCGCGCAACAACAAGGCGTATCGTTCGAGGACTTCAAGCAGAACCTGCGCAACAGCATCATTACGCAACAGGTGATCGGCCGCGAGGTGGGCTCGAGGATCCAGTTCACGCAAGAAGAGATTCATAAGTACTACGACGAACACAAACAGGAGTTCAGCCAGCCCGAACAGGTCCGTCTGAGCGAGATCCTGGTGGCCACGCCGGCAGCCGAAGGACAGGCGGCCGACCCGCAGAAGGTGGAGGAGGCCGAGCGCAAGGCGAAAGAGTTGCTGGCGGAGATCCGGGGCGGCGCCAGCTTCGAAGAAGTGGCGCGGCGGTCGTCGGAGGGTCCCACGGCAGCCCAGGGCGGCGACATCGGCCAGTTCAAGCGGGGCGTCCTGGCCGCGGAACTGGAAGAGCTTACCTTTGAGATGAAGGTGGGCGAGGTCTCCGACGTCATCCGCACCCGCCAAGGCTTCATCATCCTGAAGGTGACCGAGCACCCCACGCCCGGCGTGCCCGAGATGAAGACGGTGGAACCGCGCATCATGGAGGCGCTCTACTACTCGAAGCTGCAACCGACCCTGCGCGCCTACCTGACCAGGTTGCGCGAGGAAGCCTATATCGACGTCCACGAGGGCTACGTGGATACCGGCGCCAGCCCTAACCAGACCAAGCCGGTTTACACCACCGCTTCCGTCGAAGAAGAGAAAAAGAAAAAGAAGAAGAAGTTCCTGATCTTCTGA
- a CDS encoding HD domain-containing protein, whose protein sequence is MKDFFVREAPQHENQVITSSFVVATKQIRSRKDGGEPYLALTLADRTGLLEARMWENVAEHLQSFEQDDFLKVRGLISRYRNRYQITIQKLRRLEESEVDFADYLPRTEKNVDELWQTVGELAGTLQNPHLKALLEAFMADPEIAARYRQAPAAKSMHHAYLGGLLEHVVSLMKLCDLVVRNYPEIDRDLLLTGAFLHDIGKIYELSYEHSFSYTTRGQLLGHMIIELEMLQQKIALVPGFPERLKTLVEHLIISHHGQYEFGSPKLPMFPEALMLHYLDDLDSKMESMRSHLARDPNEGEWTGYNASLSRTLLKARQFLGESEPAGDETPSSPEEEGP, encoded by the coding sequence ATGAAGGATTTTTTCGTCCGCGAAGCGCCGCAGCACGAAAACCAGGTGATCACGTCTTCGTTCGTCGTGGCCACCAAGCAGATCCGCTCGCGCAAGGATGGCGGTGAGCCCTACCTGGCCCTCACTCTGGCCGACCGCACCGGGCTGCTCGAGGCCCGCATGTGGGAGAACGTCGCCGAGCATCTACAGAGCTTCGAGCAGGACGACTTTCTCAAGGTGCGCGGTCTCATCAGCCGTTACCGCAACCGCTACCAGATCACCATCCAGAAGCTGCGCCGCCTGGAAGAATCCGAGGTGGACTTTGCCGACTATCTTCCCCGGACGGAGAAGAACGTCGACGAGCTCTGGCAGACGGTGGGCGAGCTGGCCGGCACCTTGCAGAATCCCCATTTGAAAGCGCTGCTCGAAGCCTTCATGGCCGACCCGGAGATCGCGGCGCGCTACCGCCAGGCGCCGGCTGCCAAGTCCATGCACCACGCCTACCTGGGCGGGCTTCTGGAGCACGTGGTCTCGTTGATGAAACTGTGCGATCTGGTGGTCCGCAACTATCCTGAGATCGATCGCGACCTGCTGCTCACCGGAGCTTTCCTGCACGACATCGGAAAGATCTACGAGCTCTCTTACGAGCATTCTTTCAGCTACACCACTCGGGGCCAGTTGCTGGGGCACATGATTATCGAGCTGGAGATGCTGCAGCAGAAGATCGCTTTGGTGCCGGGCTTTCCCGAACGGCTCAAGACGCTGGTCGAGCACCTGATCATCAGCCACCACGGCCAATACGAATTCGGCTCGCCCAAGCTGCCCATGTTTCCAGAGGCGCTCATGCTGCATTACCTCGATGATCTCGACTCCAAGATGGAAAGCATGCGCAGCCATCTGGCCCGCGACCCGAACGAGGGCGAGTGGACCGGATATAACGCCTCGCTCAGCCGCACGCTGCTGAAGGCCCGGCAATTTCTTGGCGAATCGGAACCGGCTGGAGACGAAACCCCGTCCTCGCCGGAGGAGGAAGGGCCTTGA
- a CDS encoding BlaI/MecI/CopY family transcriptional regulator yields MNARLPQLEMDCMSVLWRQSAATVAQVRSALPRALAYTTVMTVLDRMASKGVVTRRKNGRAYLYSAVLDRETARRAAVERLLASLFENDRAALVEYLARPAQRTSRSAAAAPASAPVRSRKVGRGEKPAEKPSFSPSHIDESLL; encoded by the coding sequence TTGAACGCGCGGCTGCCGCAACTGGAGATGGACTGCATGAGCGTGCTGTGGCGGCAGTCCGCAGCCACGGTGGCGCAGGTCCGCTCTGCGCTGCCGCGAGCGCTGGCCTACACCACGGTCATGACGGTACTGGACCGCATGGCCTCCAAGGGCGTGGTGACGCGGCGCAAGAACGGCCGCGCCTATTTGTACTCGGCGGTGCTGGACCGCGAAACCGCGCGCCGCGCGGCGGTCGAGCGCCTGCTCGCCAGTCTGTTCGAGAACGATCGCGCGGCGCTGGTGGAATATCTGGCACGGCCAGCGCAGCGGACGTCACGTTCGGCGGCAGCGGCGCCGGCTTCCGCACCGGTCCGGTCGCGGAAGGTTGGACGTGGGGAGAAACCGGCTGAGAAGCCGTCCTTCTCTCCGTCTCACATTGACGAATCCCTGCTCTAA
- a CDS encoding S9 family peptidase, which produces MKHMIQRWMGVTVILVSCTMAWGQAPAPASVPSVLRPAGLRNIERYLNIRSASGPTYSPLTDDIAYLTNVTGANQVWKNPARGGYAEQLTFFDDRVQSVRWSPRGDVLLFTRDTGGNERSQFFLMDPDGETIDALTDAPKVIHQFGGFSRDGAWICYSSNERNERVFDVYVMELATRKSRRVFAGEVNHYAHSFSPDGRYVLAVREHSNYDNDLFLIDTRSESVLHLTPHTGEASYRDMAWAPDGSGFYLAANQGRDVFNLAFYDLRQQKLSYLEDSVRDLDDGTGLAIDRQGKWLFYAWNEDGASSVRLRNLKTGTVELFRGLPRGVVGQASFNGDGTKVAFAYSSPGINSDVWVLQLSAPAAAGTGAAAKSTGAVARQVTHSSRAGIPSSSFVTPEFVRYRSFDGVEIPAFLYLPLGAQKDGRLPAIVYVHGGPESQERPNFNATFQYFLNRGYAILAPNIRGSAGFGRAYLHLDDFKKRPDAIQDVAMGVEYLKAGGYVDARKIAVMGGSYGGFMALAQATMHPELWAAVVDIVGISNWKTFFTNTGPWRRAHRAAEYGDPEKDPEFMASISPINFVDRVRAPLIIIQGANDPRVPKIESDQMVEKLKARGVPVEYLVFADEGHGLAKRPNRIKGYSAIADFLDKYLKNAP; this is translated from the coding sequence ATGAAACACATGATCCAGCGGTGGATGGGCGTAACTGTCATTCTGGTTTCTTGCACGATGGCCTGGGGCCAGGCGCCGGCTCCGGCTTCGGTTCCCTCGGTGCTACGGCCGGCCGGGCTGAGGAACATCGAGCGCTACCTGAATATCCGCTCGGCCTCCGGGCCCACCTATTCCCCGCTCACCGACGACATCGCCTACCTCACCAACGTCACCGGGGCGAACCAGGTGTGGAAGAACCCGGCGCGTGGGGGCTACGCCGAGCAACTCACCTTCTTCGACGACCGCGTACAGTCCGTACGCTGGTCCCCGCGCGGTGACGTGCTGCTGTTCACTCGGGACACCGGGGGCAACGAGCGTTCCCAGTTCTTCCTGATGGACCCGGATGGTGAGACCATCGATGCGCTCACCGACGCCCCAAAGGTCATTCACCAATTCGGCGGCTTTTCCCGCGACGGCGCGTGGATCTGCTACTCCTCGAACGAGAGGAACGAGCGTGTCTTCGACGTGTACGTAATGGAACTGGCCACGCGCAAGTCGCGGCGCGTTTTCGCCGGCGAGGTCAACCACTACGCACATTCCTTCTCGCCGGATGGCCGCTACGTCCTGGCGGTGCGTGAGCACTCCAACTATGACAACGACCTGTTTCTGATCGATACGCGAAGCGAGAGCGTGCTCCACCTGACGCCGCACACTGGGGAGGCCTCGTACCGCGACATGGCGTGGGCGCCGGACGGCAGCGGTTTTTACCTGGCTGCCAACCAGGGACGCGACGTCTTCAACCTGGCCTTCTACGATCTGCGACAGCAGAAACTTTCCTACTTGGAAGATTCCGTCCGCGACCTGGATGACGGCACCGGGCTTGCCATCGACCGGCAGGGCAAGTGGCTGTTCTACGCCTGGAACGAGGACGGCGCTTCATCGGTTCGCCTGCGCAACCTGAAGACCGGAACCGTCGAGCTCTTCCGGGGGCTGCCCCGCGGCGTGGTGGGCCAGGCAAGCTTCAACGGAGACGGAACCAAGGTCGCTTTTGCCTACTCCTCGCCGGGCATCAACTCCGATGTCTGGGTGCTGCAGTTGAGCGCACCGGCGGCTGCGGGGACGGGCGCGGCAGCCAAGTCCACGGGCGCCGTCGCCCGCCAGGTGACGCACTCCAGCCGCGCGGGTATCCCTTCTTCCAGTTTCGTCACCCCGGAGTTCGTGCGCTATCGCTCCTTCGACGGCGTGGAGATTCCCGCGTTCCTGTACTTGCCGCTTGGCGCGCAAAAAGATGGGCGTTTGCCGGCCATCGTGTATGTGCACGGCGGACCGGAATCGCAGGAGCGCCCGAACTTCAATGCCACGTTCCAATACTTCTTGAACCGGGGGTACGCCATCCTGGCGCCCAATATCCGCGGCAGCGCCGGATTCGGCCGCGCCTATCTCCACCTGGATGATTTCAAGAAGCGTCCCGACGCCATCCAGGACGTGGCCATGGGGGTGGAATACTTGAAGGCCGGTGGTTACGTAGATGCCCGCAAGATCGCAGTGATGGGCGGCAGCTACGGCGGTTTCATGGCGCTGGCCCAGGCCACCATGCACCCGGAACTCTGGGCCGCGGTGGTGGACATCGTCGGCATCAGCAACTGGAAGACCTTCTTTACCAATACCGGGCCCTGGCGCCGGGCGCACCGGGCCGCGGAGTACGGCGATCCCGAGAAGGACCCGGAATTCATGGCCTCCATCTCACCCATCAATTTCGTGGACCGCGTCCGCGCTCCGCTCATCATCATCCAGGGCGCCAACGATCCCCGCGTGCCCAAGATCGAATCCGACCAGATGGTGGAGAAACTGAAGGCGCGCGGCGTGCCCGTGGAATACCTGGTCTTCGCGGATGAAGGACACGGCCTGGCCAAGCGCCCCAACCGCATCAAGGGCTACTCCGCCATCGCCGACTTCCTGGACAAATACCTGAAGAACGCGCCCTAG